In the Lepidochelys kempii isolate rLepKem1 chromosome 3, rLepKem1.hap2, whole genome shotgun sequence genome, one interval contains:
- the LOC140908231 gene encoding uncharacterized protein, whose protein sequence is MQCSSAQVTMMESQNRKRAPAWTEREVRNQIAVWGEESVLSELRSSFRNAKTFVKISQGMKDRGHNRDPKQCRVKLKELRQAYQKTREANGRSGSEPQTCRFYDELHAILGGSATTTPAVLFDSFNGDGGNTEAGFGDEEDDDEEEVVDSSQQASGETGFPNSQELFLTLDLEPVPPEPTQGCLLDPAGGEGTSAACVSMIIGSSPSQRLVKLRKKKKRTRDEMFSELMLSSHTDRAQTNAWRQIMSECRKAQNDREERWRAEESKWRAEESKWQAEDRAEAQMWRQRDERRQDSMLRLLQDQTSMLQCMVELQQRQLEHRLPLQPLCNQPPSSPSSIASTPRCPRTRWGGLWPTSHSTTEDCPKKRRLSFNKFKVVNF, encoded by the exons atgcagtgctcatcagcacaggtgaccatgatggagtcccagaatcgcaaaagagctccagcatggaccgaacgggaggtaagGAATcagatcgctgtttggggagaggaatccgtgctatcagaactccgttccagttttcgaaatgccaaaaccttcgtcaaaatctcccagggcatgaaggacagaggccataacagggacccgaagcagtgccgcgtgaaactgaaggagctgaggcaagcctaccagaaaaccagagaggcgaatggccgctctgggtcagagccccaaacatgccgcttctatgatgagctgcatgccattttagggggttcagccaccactaccccagccgtgttgtttgactccttcaatggagatggaggcaatacggaagcaggttttggggacgaagaagatgatgatgaggaggaggttgtagatagctcacagcaagcaagcggagaaaccggttttcccaacagccaggaactgtttctcaccctagacctggagccagtaccccccgaacccacccaaggctgcctcctggacccagcaggcggagaagggacctctg ctgcatgtgtttcaatgatcataggatcttccccttcccagaggctagtgaagcttagaaagaaaaaaaaacgcactcgcgatgaaatgttctccgagctcatgctgtcctcccacactgacagagcacagacgaatgcatggaggcaaataatgtcagagtgcaggaaagcacaaaatgaccgggaggagaggtggagggctgaagagagtaagtggcgggctgaagagagtaagtggcaggctgaagacagggctgaagctcaaatgtggcggcagcgtgatgagaggaggcaggattcaatgctgaggctgctgcaggaccaaaccagcatgctccagtgtatggttgagctgcagcaaaggcagctggagcacagactgccactgcagcccctctgtaaccaaccgccctcctccccaagttccatagcctccacacccagatgcccaagaacgcggtgggggggcctctggccaaccagccactccaccacagaggattgcccaaaaaaaagaaggctgtcattcaataaatttaaagttgtaaacttttaa